A stretch of DNA from Brevibacterium sp. CBA3109:
TCCGTCGACATCGCCGCGGCCGAAGAGTTCGGCATTCACGTGGCCAACACCCCCGGTGTCAACCACGACGCCGTTGCCGAGCTTGCGCTCGCTCTCATGCTCAGCTGCGCCAAACGTCTCAACGACGTCATCACCGGCACTAAGTCCGGGCAATGGCCGCGCACCGCCGGCAGGGAACTGCGCGGCAAGACCCTCGGTGTCATCGGCTTTGGTCCCAGCGGCAAGGCAATCTCCGCAATCGGTGCAGCTCTGGGCATGAAAGTCATCGTCGGCACTTCCCACCCGGATACCAAGGCGGACCCGAGCATCGAATTCGCCAAAGTCGACACCGTCGTCGCGGCCGCCGACTACCTCACCCTCCACGCCCGAGCGACCGGCACCCCGATCATCGGCGCCGACCGATTCGCGGCGATGAAGGACACCGCGTACCTCATCAACACCGCCCGCGGGTCACTCATCGACGAGGCCGCTCTCGTCGACGCGCTCGACCACGGTCAGATCGCCGGTGCCGCCCTCGACGTCCTCGAGACCGAACCGATGTCGAAAGACAATCCGTTGCGGAACTTCGACAACGTCTGGATCACCTCACACCTGGCCGGTCAGACGGTCGAGGCCCGTGAACGTGCCGGCCTGGCCGCGGCCCAAGCCGTCATCGATGTGCTCGACGGAAAAGACCCGGCCGGGCTCATCGTCTGAGCGCATCCGACCTCACACCTCAGCGCACTTACGCCTCCGCGACCGCACCCTGACGATGATGAGCACGGCCAACCCCACCGCCGCCAGGACCAGCCCGGCGAGGAACCCGTAGAAGGGGAACCCGTACTGTGTCACGGAGAACTCCTGGCCGGTGACGGTGTCGCCTGAGCAGGTCAGGCTCGGCGGGAGATAGTCGGCGGTGACGGAGAATCCCAGCACATCGTCACCGCCGACGGATTCCGGGCAGATCTCAAAACCATCAGACGCCGCGTACCATTGAAAATACTGGCCGAGCATCATGAGCGGCAGTACGAAGACTCCGACCGCGATGAGCCGCAGCGGCCACCGATCTTGACCGGGTTCGGCGAACGGCGATCGATAAAGTTCGGCCAACCGAGTCGCCACGTACGTGAGCATCACACCGAGGAACACCGCGACACTCAGAGCGCCGATGGCCAATGAGAGCATGAACAGCGCCGAGGTGGCCCCGGAGTCCTCGAAGCTCGCCGAGGTCACCCACTGGGCGGCGTGGAGGAGCGCGGCGACCACCAATCCGGCGCTCGGCAGCAGAAAGGCCACCTGCCAGCGCGCAAGCCTGCGAATACGGCGAAAGAATCTCCGCTCCGTAGCTCGCGCATTGGTCTCCATGCGACCACGCTAGCCCAAGCTGCTTTGTGAAAACCCCGCGGCAGTGCCTTCGCGGGGGATCTCACAGGGAGCGTTCACCCACGATCCCCTGTCCAAACTCACGGTGAACACCCTGGCCAGCGCAACCTCGGCGGTCATAGGGTGGAACCATGGCCAACTCCTTTGACGACACCACCCCAGCCATCATGCCCACCCTCGACCTCAACGACGGACGCGCCATCCCACAGCTCGGGCTCGGCATCTACGCGATGAAAGGCGAGGAAGGCGTCGACGCGATCGTGAACGCCGTCGACAACGCGGGCTACCGACTCCTCGACACCGCGGTGAACTACGAGAACGAGCGCGAGGTCGGTGAGGCCATCGCGAACACCGTCACCCCACGCGAGGACCTATTCGTCACCTCGAAGATCCCCGGTCGCCACCACGGCTTCGACGAGGCGATCGCGAGCACCGAGGAGTCCCTGGCCCGGCTCGGCCTCGACTACCTCGACCTCCACCTCATCCACTGGCCCAATCCCAGCGTGGGCAAGTACGTCGACACCTGGCGCGGGCTCATCGAACTGCGCGAGCGCGGGCTCGTGAAGTCCATCGGCGTCTCGAACTTCACCGAGGACATGCTCACCGAACTCTTCGACGAAACCGGGGTCACCCCCGCCGTCAACCAGGTCGAGCTCCACCCGTACTTCCCGCAGGCCGATCTCATCGCCTTCCACCGCTCCATCGGCGTGCAGACCGAGAGCTGGTCCCCGCTCTACCGTGACCAGGGGCTCTTCGACGAAACCCCCATCGCCGAGGCGGCCGCCGCCCACGATGTCACCCCCGCCCAGGTGGTCCTGCGCTGGCATATCGAAGTCGGTTCCATTCCGATCCCGAAGTCGGCGAACCCCGAACGCCAGCGCCTCAACGCCGCCGTCTTCGACTTCGCCCTCACCCCCGCCGAGGTGGCTGCGATCTCCGGGCTCGAGCGCGGTCGGATGAAGGACCGGGATCCCCTGACGCACGAAGAGATGTGAGGCCGGGCCTCATTGCTGCCGGCTGGCCACGCATGTCAGCTGCAGATGGAAGACTGGCGGCATGGATCGAGCAATGACCATCGTCCCGAAAGACGAGCTGAAGGCCTTCGTCGACCCTGGAACCTTCGCGCGGGGCACCGATTATGCGCGCAAAGGTCAGGTGCTGCGGATCCTCTGGCACGAATCCGACCGGCAGCTCGTCGCCGATGTGGCCGGCTCCGCGGGGTTGTATCAGACC
This window harbors:
- a CDS encoding aldo/keto reductase, with the translated sequence MANSFDDTTPAIMPTLDLNDGRAIPQLGLGIYAMKGEEGVDAIVNAVDNAGYRLLDTAVNYENEREVGEAIANTVTPREDLFVTSKIPGRHHGFDEAIASTEESLARLGLDYLDLHLIHWPNPSVGKYVDTWRGLIELRERGLVKSIGVSNFTEDMLTELFDETGVTPAVNQVELHPYFPQADLIAFHRSIGVQTESWSPLYRDQGLFDETPIAEAAAAHDVTPAQVVLRWHIEVGSIPIPKSANPERQRLNAAVFDFALTPAEVAAISGLERGRMKDRDPLTHEEM
- a CDS encoding phosphoglycerate dehydrogenase produces the protein MSRLIVITTDYLGPGDSVDRLLRDHGLDPVYSPAAGSRTEDEQRNLLKGAVGAIVASEPITRDMLSEATDLRTLARSGVGYDSVDIAAAEEFGIHVANTPGVNHDAVAELALALMLSCAKRLNDVITGTKSGQWPRTAGRELRGKTLGVIGFGPSGKAISAIGAALGMKVIVGTSHPDTKADPSIEFAKVDTVVAAADYLTLHARATGTPIIGADRFAAMKDTAYLINTARGSLIDEAALVDALDHGQIAGAALDVLETEPMSKDNPLRNFDNVWITSHLAGQTVEARERAGLAAAQAVIDVLDGKDPAGLIV